Proteins from a genomic interval of Coccinella septempunctata chromosome 2, icCocSept1.1, whole genome shotgun sequence:
- the LOC123306935 gene encoding uncharacterized protein LOC123306935: protein MSKRKIAAIVALAFDSFFDDDDEVEEEITCVTLSSRMIEKPVAKRRRICIQNYEEVVLHYSPSEFQGHFRSERRTVQDILEKIGEKVYRATSLGGRPSCPQKQLLLTIWMLAYQEVYR, encoded by the exons ATGAGCAAAAGGAAAATTGCAGCTATAGTGGCATTAGCCTTTGATTCATtttttgatgatgatgatgaagtgGAGGAGGAAATAACATGTGTTACGTTATCTTCGAGAATGATTGAGAAGCCTGTAGCTAAGCGCAGAAGGATCTGCattcaaaattatgaagaaGTTGTTCTACATTATTCTCCATCAG AATTCCAAGGTCATTTTCGATCAGAAAGGAGGACAGTTCAggatattctggaaaaaattggGGAAAAAGTATATAGGGCAACTTCACTAGGTGGTAGACCATCCTGTCCCCAAAAACAGCTACTGCTAACAATATGGATGCTAGCTTATCAAGAAGTCTATAggtaa
- the LOC123306938 gene encoding zinc finger protein with KRAB and SCAN domains 2: MNDSMSQNPIDDEVDDMASTSLNDKTNESDKIHWSTPQVRLLIQLYDDNKLKFQDKKTRNKKVWKTISDEINQMPGYKVTPEQCENKFKNLKKTYKKISDNNGKSGRGTLSWPFYKELDAIFCKDPDVHPISTCSNLDGPSTSTAHPVDVEENISRIPTPQHIETNSRGVKRKRSSAEEPEWFAKFREDCQKRHEEKMEKQDHLLKILEKLVEK; this comes from the exons ATGAATGATTCAATGAGCCAGAATCCAATCGATGATGAGGTAGATGATATGGCATCGACTAGTCTGAATGACAAAACTAATG aaTCTGACAAAATACACTGGAGCACACCTCAGGTACGTCTACTAATTCAGCTGTATGAcgacaataaattgaaattccAAGATAAAAAAACTAGAAACAAAAAAGTGTGGAAAACCATTTCCGATGAAATAAACCAAATGCCTGGATATAAAGTCACACCTGAGCAGTGCgagaataaatttaaaaatttgaaaaaaacctataaaaaaatatctgataaTAACGGTAAATCAGGAAGAGGCACATTATCCTGGCCATTCTATAAAGAACTGGATGCCATTTTTTGCAAAGATCCAGATGTGCATCCAATCTCGACCTGCAGCAATCTGGATGGACCTTCTACATCTACTGCCCATCCTGTAGATGTAGAAGAAAATATATCCAGAATTCCAACTCCACAACATATAGAg ACCAATAGTCGTGGAGTGAAAAGGAAGAGGTCTTCTGCAGAGGAACCTGAATGGTTCGCAAAATTTAGAGAAGATTGCCAAAAACGGCACgaggaaaaaatggaaaagcagGACCACCTTCtcaaaattttagaaaaattggTAGAAAAATAA